A stretch of the Ananas comosus cultivar F153 linkage group 14, ASM154086v1, whole genome shotgun sequence genome encodes the following:
- the LOC109720068 gene encoding uncharacterized protein LOC109720068: protein MRDIVAQLKNLEVEIPESFLVYYILNSLPQQYTPFKISYNTHKEKWSINELMTMCVQEEERPLMEVGESAHLATQGRQKGQGKRKGKGKIPPQADIKKESKCFFCRKRGHIKKDCVRYKAWLEKKGLSKPQEAGGK from the exons ATGAGGGATATTGTGGCTCAGCTCAAGAACCTTGAGGTTGAGATACCTGAATCCTTCCTTGTATATTACATTCTGAACTCACTTCCTCAGCAGTATACACCTTTTAAGATCTCTTATAACACACATAAGGAGAAGTGGTCAATTAATGAACTCATGACGATGTGTGTTCAAGAGGAAGAAAGACCGCTTATGGAAGTGGGAGAGAGTGCTCATTTGGCAACACAAGGAAGGCAAAAAGGGCAAGGCAAGCGTAAGGGAAAGGGTAAAATACCTCCCCAAGCTGACATTAAGAAGGAATCCAAATGCTTCTTCTGTAGAAAGAGGGGGCATATAAAGAAGGATTGCGTCAGATATAAAGCCTGGCTTGAGAAGAAAG GGCTTTCAAAGCCACAGGAAGCCGGTGGGAAGTGA